DNA from Massilia antarctica:
CGCGCTGCTGCTCACCCGCTCGGAAGAGGGCATGAGTCTGTACACCGCCAGCGAAGTGCTGCACATGCACGCCGACGCGCGCGAAGTGTTCGACGTCTCAGGCGCCGGCGACACCGTGATTGCGACCATGGCCTCGATGCTTGGCGCCGGCATGCCGATGGCCGACGCCATCATGACGGCCAACCGCGCCGGCGGCATCGTCGTAGGCAAGCTCGGCACGGCGACCGTGACGCGCGAGGAACTGTTCGGCCTGTAGACAAGCCGGGCCTGCCTACACGATTGGCATTTTGCTGTTCTGATAACGCTCAATCGGAGCGGTCAACATTGTGCCGCATCGTCCGTTAGCTTGTTGGGGGCGCGACCGCGTTCCTACAATCTGATGGAGACACAACATGATCCGTAAATTGATGCTTGCAGTTGCAGCGCTGGTGGCCGCGATGAGCATGGCGTTTGCCCAGGTCGACGTGAACAAGGCGGACGCAGCCGCACTGGACAGTGTGAAGGGTGTCGGGCCCGCCACCTCCAAGCTGATCCTGGAAGAGCGCACCAAGGGCGGCGATTTCAAGGACTGGACCGACTTCGCCAAGCGCGTCAAGGGTGTGGGCGACAAGCGCGCCGCCAAGCTGTCGCAGGCCGGGCTGCAGGTAGCGGGCAAGCCGTTTGGCGGTGCCGGTGCCGCCAAACCGACCGCTGCGGCGGGCAAACCCGCCCCAAGCGCCAAGCCGGCGCCGGCGCCAGCCAAAATGTAAGCGTCGCGCGTCCTGCCAAAAACCCCGCCTTGCCGCGGGGTTTTTTCATGGAATATGCGCGGCATGGGCAAAGTTTTTTCGCTGTATGGACGCGCTTGCGCGCGCCGGGCCGTGAGAAGATAACGTCGCCCATTCAACCGTCGCCCGCCGCAAAGGATCCCTCATGGCATCTGTCCCGTTCACCAAACCCCTGCTGGCCGCCCTGATCGCCGCCGCTGCCGGCGCCTGCGCCGCGCAAGTCCCGGCCGCGCCTGACGTGGCGCGCCACCAGGCGCAGATCGACAAGATCGTCGGCGATATTTCGCCGCAGCGCATCGAAGCGCATGTGCGCAAGCTGGTGGGCTTCAAGACGCGCCACACCATGTCCGACACCGTGTCCGACACGGTCGGCATCGGCGCCGCGCGGCGCTGGATCAAGGCCGAACTGGAACGCTGCGGCGCCGCTGCCGGCGGGCGTTTGCAGGTGAGTTTCGACAGCCATGTCACGCCGGTGTCGGCGCGCATTTCGCGTCCGACCGAGATCGTCAACGTGGTGGCGACCCTGCCCGGCACGCAGGCCGCCTCCAGGGACCGCATCTACGTCGTCAGCGGCCACTACGACTCGCGCAATACCGAGATCATGGACGCAACGGGCGATGCGCCCGGCGCCAACGACGACGCTTCCGGCACCGCAGCCGTGATGGAAATGGCCTGCGTGATGGCGCGCCACCAGTTTGACGCCACCCTGGTCTTCATGACGGTGGCGGCCGAGGAGCAGGGCTTGCTGGGCGCGGCGCATTGGGCCGAACAGGCAAGGCTGAAGAACCTGAACCTGCAGGGCATGTTCACCAACGATATCATCGGCAGCTCGCGCGCCGACGACGGCCGCGTCGACGACAAGCAGGTGCGCCTGTTCGCCGAATCGATACCCGCGACGAAAGAGAACAGCGACACCAGCCGCGCCCTGCTGGCGACCGGTGGCGAAAACGATTCGACCTCGCGCCAGCTGGCGCGCCACGTGAAGGAAATGGGAGAGCGCTATGTGCCCGGCTTTACGGTGAATGTGACCCAGCGGCGCGACCGCTATCTGCGCGGGGGCGACCATATGCCGTTCCTGGAGCGCGGTTATCCGGCGCTGCGCTTCACGGAGCCGAACGAAGACTTCACGCACCAGCACCAGAACGTGCGCAAGGAAGGCGCGCTGCAGTATGGCGATCTGCCCGAATTCAACGACTACAACTACATCGCGCGCGTGGCGCGGGTGAACGCGGCGGCGCTGGCGACCCTGGCGCTGGCACCCGCCGCGCCGCAGAAGGTGCAGATGCGCACCGCGAAGCTGGAGAACGATTCGCAGCTGGTGTGGCAGGCCAACGGCGAGCCGGATCTGGCGGGCTACCGCATCGTCTGGCGCGACACGACCGCCGCGCAGTGGCAGGGGGCTTTGTATGTGGGCAATGTGACCGAGGCGACCGTGAAGCTATCGAAGGATAACTACTTCTTCGGCGTGCAGGCGGTGGACAAGGATGGCAACGTGAGCGTGGCGACGTATCCGACGCCGCTGCGCTGATGTGCGCTTAATGCGTGCGTTACACAAACCTCCGTCGTTCCCGCGAAGGCGGGAACCCAAGTTTTTTGATCCGCCGGAGCATCGGCACAAACCTCCGTTGGGGGCGGCGGGACCGACAGGGCTTACTTCACCGCCAAATACGCATGCAGCTGTGCCACCACCGCCGCGCCTTCGCCCACGGCCGCCGCCACCCGCTTGGTCGACCCCGCCCGCACATCGCCGATCGCAAACACGCCCGGCACCGTGGTCTCCAGATGTCCGTGCAAGGTCCCATCGGTATTGAGCATCTGCCCCGTCACCCGGCAGCGCGCCATCATCACGTCGGTCCCCGTCATCACGAAACCGCCCTTGTCCACCTGCACGCCGCAGTCTTCCAGCCAGCCCGAATTCGGATCGGCTCCCACGAACAGGAACACGCTGCGCACCGCGTGGCTTTGTTCTTCCTCGTCGCGATGCTGCCAGCGCACGCCGGTCAGCCGTTGTCCATCGCCTTCCAGCTTGCTTAACTTGGTATGCGTGTGCAGCACGATATTCGGCGTGGCCGCAATGCGCTCGATCAGATAACTCGACATGCTTGCCGCCAGTCCCGACCCGCGAATCAGCATGTGCACCGTCTTCGCATGCCCCGACAAGAACACCGCTGCCTGCCCGGCCGAATTGCCGCCGCCGACCAGCACCACGTCCTCGCCCTGGCACTGCCTGCCTTCCAGCGGCGACGCCCAGTAGTACACGCCGCAGCCTTCGTACGTGGCCAAATCGGCCAGGTCCGGCTTGCGGTAGCGCGCCCCGCAGGCCAGCACCACCGCGCGCGCCTGCACCTGGCCGCCGCCGGCCAAGGACAGACGCAGCGGATACTGGTCGCACAGCAGCCTGGCGGCGGCGGCGGGAATGGCCACCTGGGCACCGAATTTTTGCGATTGCACGAAGGCCCGTCCGGCCAGCGCGCGGCCCGAAATCCCGGTCGGGAAACCGAGGTAGTTTTCGATGCGCGCGCTGGCGCCGGCCTGGCCGCCGAAGGCGCGGTTTTCCACCACCAGCACCGACAAGCCTTCCGACGCCGCATACACCGCCGTCGCCAGTCCCGACGGCCCGGCGCCCACCACCAGCACGTCATATACCTTGTCCGGGTCCAGGTCGGGCAGCATGCCCAGGCAGCGACCCAGTTCGGCCAGGCTCGGATTTTTCTTGACCACCCCGTCCGGGCACACCACCAGCGGCAGTTCGTGCGGGCCGGGCTGGTACATGCGGATCAGCGCCTCGGCGTTCGGGCTGGTGGCCGGATCGAGCACCATGTGCGGGTGGCCGTTGCTGGTCAAAAAAGTCTGGAGGCGGAACAGGTCGGCGCTGCCGGGCGGGCCGACCAGCACCGGCGCGCTGCTGCCGGCCTCGATCAGCCCGACCCTCCGCAAGATCAGGGCGCGCATGATGCGCTCGCCCAGCTCCGCTTCGGCTACCACCAGGGCGCGCAGCGCTTCCGGCGTGACGATCAGCGCGTCGACCGTGCCGACCGCATGCGCGCTCACCAGCGCCGGGCTGCCCGACAACTGGCCGACGTCGGCCGTGAAGTGGCCGGGGCCGTGGTCGACGATCTTGTGGCTGTTGCCCATGCCGTCGCGCTGGCTGATGCGCACTTCGCCGGCCAGCACGATCATCATGCCCGGATTGGCGCCACCGGCCACGAAAATGGCCTCGCCATCGTTCCAGCGTCCCTCCTTGCCGAAGCGGCGCAGGCGCGCGATTTCAGCCTCTGTCAGCACGGGAAACATCTGGTCGCGGCGCGATTCGTACTTGCTCATCGAACTCTGGGCGCGCTCGTTGATGCTGTTGTCGGGAATAAAGTCAGGGGCGGGCAGGGTGCTCATGGAAGTCGGCTCTGGTGAGGGGGAAAGCCGTCAGTCTAGCAGCTAGCGGGCGCTAAGCCAGCCTGTCGCAAACGGATAAGCGCAGCGTGGATTAGAATGGGTGTTTTGTTGAACTGCAAAGAGTAGCCCATGCCTTACATGACCATCGAAGATACGATCGGCAACACCCCGCTGGTGCGCCTGGTGCGCCTGCCGGGGCCCGACGCC
Protein-coding regions in this window:
- a CDS encoding ComEA family DNA-binding protein, whose amino-acid sequence is MIRKLMLAVAALVAAMSMAFAQVDVNKADAAALDSVKGVGPATSKLILEERTKGGDFKDWTDFAKRVKGVGDKRAAKLSQAGLQVAGKPFGGAGAAKPTAAAGKPAPSAKPAPAPAKM
- a CDS encoding M20/M25/M40 family metallo-hydrolase, whose product is MASVPFTKPLLAALIAAAAGACAAQVPAAPDVARHQAQIDKIVGDISPQRIEAHVRKLVGFKTRHTMSDTVSDTVGIGAARRWIKAELERCGAAAGGRLQVSFDSHVTPVSARISRPTEIVNVVATLPGTQAASRDRIYVVSGHYDSRNTEIMDATGDAPGANDDASGTAAVMEMACVMARHQFDATLVFMTVAAEEQGLLGAAHWAEQARLKNLNLQGMFTNDIIGSSRADDGRVDDKQVRLFAESIPATKENSDTSRALLATGGENDSTSRQLARHVKEMGERYVPGFTVNVTQRRDRYLRGGDHMPFLERGYPALRFTEPNEDFTHQHQNVRKEGALQYGDLPEFNDYNYIARVARVNAAALATLALAPAAPQKVQMRTAKLENDSQLVWQANGEPDLAGYRIVWRDTTAAQWQGALYVGNVTEATVKLSKDNYFFGVQAVDKDGNVSVATYPTPLR
- a CDS encoding FAD-dependent oxidoreductase — encoded protein: MSTLPAPDFIPDNSINERAQSSMSKYESRRDQMFPVLTEAEIARLRRFGKEGRWNDGEAIFVAGGANPGMMIVLAGEVRISQRDGMGNSHKIVDHGPGHFTADVGQLSGSPALVSAHAVGTVDALIVTPEALRALVVAEAELGERIMRALILRRVGLIEAGSSAPVLVGPPGSADLFRLQTFLTSNGHPHMVLDPATSPNAEALIRMYQPGPHELPLVVCPDGVVKKNPSLAELGRCLGMLPDLDPDKVYDVLVVGAGPSGLATAVYAASEGLSVLVVENRAFGGQAGASARIENYLGFPTGISGRALAGRAFVQSQKFGAQVAIPAAAARLLCDQYPLRLSLAGGGQVQARAVVLACGARYRKPDLADLATYEGCGVYYWASPLEGRQCQGEDVVLVGGGNSAGQAAVFLSGHAKTVHMLIRGSGLAASMSSYLIERIAATPNIVLHTHTKLSKLEGDGQRLTGVRWQHRDEEEQSHAVRSVFLFVGADPNSGWLEDCGVQVDKGGFVMTGTDVMMARCRVTGQMLNTDGTLHGHLETTVPGVFAIGDVRAGSTKRVAAAVGEGAAVVAQLHAYLAVK